Genomic DNA from Planctomycetaceae bacterium:
GAACACATGCATCTGACTGTTGTGTCCGTCGGTCACCCAGAGTTCCGTTTCGTCGGGACTCAGGCCAATCCCGTGGCTCGGACAGCCATGCCGCTTGACCGGTCCCATTTCAAAGCCTGCCACCTCCACGCGATGCAGCATCCGCCCGCTGATCAGATCGCCGACTTCAAATCCCAGACATTCGTTGATGCAGACAAACACCAGCGTTTCGGAACCGTTGACTGTAAACGGCCGGATGCTGTTGCTGAACGGTCCGCAGGTTTTGGCGACGGTGTGATGCCGGGTTTCCGTGATCGTCAGAATCGGGGATCGCAGCCCGGCCAGATAGGCATAGTTGCCGCCGATACCGCAGATCGTGTTGTGAGCCCCCGAATTGGGGACGACCTTCGAAATGACGTCACCCCTGGCGGCATCCACGACATGCCAGTGATCCTTTTCCAGCGACGGAAGATAGATCACGGTACCGTCGGGAGTGATCGACATGCGGTCGCAGCCGCCTTCGTATTCCCGTTCCCACAGCATCTCTTCGCTGACCAGGTCCAGGCACATGAGCGACGTCAGCGTGCTGATGTAGATGCGGTTGGTGATTTCGCTGGCGCAGACACCCTTGACGTTGATTGGTGTGCCACTGGCGTCGAGTCCGCCGGTCGGAATGCGTTTGACGAACCTGTGGCCGTCGTCGATGTCAAATACCAGCAGACCGTGTCCGCCGTATTCCAGGTAGTTGCGAATTCCGGGAGCCGCCACATACAGAAAACGCCCGTCCAGCGGCTCGGCGGCTGAAACGGGCGAAATCAGAATCGCGGTCCACACAAGTCCCGCAAGCAGCACAGGGCGGACAAAGAATGACATGGAAAAACGGCCCTTTCGACATCGGAGCCATGCGGAAAAATCCGGCGTTCAGCTTTTCGTCAGCGCGAATTGAATGTCGCATTCCGCAGCGGCGAATCCCGCTACCTCACCAGAGCTTCGCGGAACGGGAAGACTCCGATCCTGACAATGTCGCCTGTCGGGCCGCTGTTGTTGTTCGGCTGGGAAAAACCGTAGGCCACAACCATTCCGGACGTCTGTTCGGCGACGTACAGAATACCGTTGGCCGGCTGACCTCCGCCGCCCTGAGACCGAAGCTGTGCGGCGCCGCTGATAATCACGTACTTGGGCTGAGGCGTGTTGGGATTGACCTGGAAATCGGCTGCAACGTTGTGCTGATACAGGCACGTAAACCCGTTGCCTCCGCCATTGATGTGGCCGCCGCGAAGGATGCCCGTCAAATGATCCAGCACAAACACGGCTTCCGTGTCAGCAACGCCGGTGACCGGCACCGTCACCATGGAAAACTTGTCGTTTCCACCGGCTGTTGATGCTCGAAGCTGATCCTGCGGCAGTGACCAGACCGCGGCGCCTCCAACCAGAGCACCCACCATGACCAGAACCAACGGATGTTTGCTGAACGCTTTCATGTCAATTCCTTCTGTGTGATCCTAGAATCTCCGCCGCCGCGGACTTGCAGCATGCTGTTGGGCATTCTACCGCGGGAATCCGGATTTCTCCAGATGCAGCCGGCCGTTCACCGCGGATCAGCTTTCTTTCCAAACGGACCCTTCAATGTCGATCCCGACGGACACCATGGAACCTGCAACCGCCTGCGTCTGGAAGGCCATTCGCGACAAGGCGACCGAACACGTCGCTCGCGAACCGATGCTGGCCAGTTTCCTGCACGCCACAGTGCTGAATCACGAACGCTTTGAAGATGCGGTCAGTTACCATCTGGCCGGAAAGCTGCAGTCCAGCACGCTGTCCGGCATGCAGCTTCGCGAAGTCATCGATTCCGCGATGGCCGCCGATCCGCGGATCGCCGACGCCATTAAAGCCGACATCAGCGCGGTGCGGGAACGCGATCCGGCCGTCAACTGCTGCCTGGTTCCCTTGCTGTATCTGAAGGGAGTCCACGCGCTGGCGTCCTATCGGATCGCTCACTGGCTGTGGAACGAAGATCGTCCGCTGCTGGCTCTGCATCTGCAAAACCGGATCTCCGAAGTGTTTTCCGCAGACATTCATCCGGCGGCCAGAATCGGTCGCGGTATTCTGATGGATCACGCCACGTCTGTTGTGATCGGAGAAACCGCGGTGGTCGAAGATGACGTGTCGATGCTGCATGAAGTCACGCTGGGCGGAACCGGCAAGGAATCCGGCGATCGTCACCCGAAGGTCCGCCGGGAAGTCCTGATCGGCGCCGGAGCCAAGATTCTGGGAAACGTCGAAATCGGCGAAGGAGCCAAGATCGGAGCGGGCAGCGTGGTCCTCAGCAATGTACGACCTCACTGCACGGTCGCAGGAGTCCCCGCTGTTGTCGTCGGAAGAACCAGCTCCGAACACCCCGCGATGGATATGAATCACGGCATCGATATCTGATCAACAGTGCCGGATTCGTGGTCGAACGGTGATCGCAGGAATGGCGATGTCATCGTATAACCCGTGGCGGCCCGGCCAGGTCCTGCACGGAACGTCGTCGTGGATCATTCGAGTCAGGCCGCCGGAAGGTTCCGTCACGTCGCTGGAATCCGCTTGAGAACCCGTTGGCGCATCGCCGATTATCCTCGCTGGGAAATTCGCCGGAAGTGTCGTTGATGCCGATTGATCTGCTTACGTCTCCCCGCAGCCGTGAGGAACATCTTGGACTGCCCATGCCCGACGACCGGCACGCTGTTTCGGCCTGCCTGCCGCTGTGGTCCCACAATATCGGTTACGAAGAAGGCGATCCGGCCGTTGTAGACCGACTGCAGGCCGCTTATCCCCGGTTCTGTCTGCACCCGCTGGTCCGACAGGTATGTTCAAAGCTGGTGACTGAGCCCGGTCAATGCGGACTGCCGTTTGCCTCGCTGCGAAGCGCCAAGCGCGCGGTTGAGTACGCTGGCTGGCACGGCTGCCCGGAATCGAAGCTGGTGGAATTTCCGGGGCAGCAGGCGTGGGGCGTCGTCGTTCCCGAGGAATTCCAGGGCATTCTGAAACAGTATTGGCAGCACGCCGGAGAAATCGTTTCGTCGCGAGTCGCCGAACGAATTCTGCTGAATCAGCCAACCGGTTCTTCACCGACGCCCGCTCGCGACACGGTTCGCGAACGAATCGCCCGACTGCATGGCGTTCGGGCGAACGATGTCTTTCTGTTCTCATCCGGCATGGCAGCGGTCGCGGCGGCATGGCGAGCCGCACGACACCTGCGGCCGGCCACCGGAACGTGTCAATTTGGATTTCCTTACGTCGACACGCTGAAGATTCAGGAACGCTTCCCGCAGGCATCCCGAACTTTCTACCCGCTGGGTTCCGCCGCCGACCTGGAGTCGCTCGAACAGCATTGCCGCGATAATCTGCCGGCGGCCATCTTCTGCGAAGTCCCCGCCAATCCGCTGCTGCTGACTCCCGACCTGGCGCGGCTGCAATCGATTGCACGCGACGCGCGAGCGCTGCTGGTGATCGATGACACTCTGGCGGCGTGCGGCAACATTCAGGCATTGCCGTATGCGGACATGGTCGTCACCAGTCTTACCAAATACTTCAGCGGGTATGGCAATGTTCTTGCCGGAGCATTCGTGCTGAACGGTGCATCGGACCAGTACGCCGACTTACGCGAGTTCGTTTCCGGGACTTCCAGGAAACGCTCAGTGATCCCGACGTGGAGATGCTGGAACTCAACAGCCGCGATCTGTCGCACAGACTCCGGATCATCAACGACAACGCAATTCGGCTGGCGGATTTTCTGAGACGGCATCCGGCCGTTGATTCCGTCTTCTACCCGAACCTGACAGCAGGTTCATCGTATGAACGGCTCAAATCTCCGGACGGTGGCGGCGGCGGACTGCTGTCGATCGTTCTGAAGCAACCGGAATCCACGACTCCCGCAGTCTTCGACGCACTGGACGTCTGCAAGGGGCCGAACCTGGGCACAAACTTCACGCTTTGCTGTCCGTACACGCTGCTGGCGCATTACCAGGAACTGGACTTTGCGGAGCAGTGCGGGGTGTCCCGCTGGCTGCTGCGAATCAGCGTCGGAACCGAACCATACGACGTGCTGCAGCGCGGTTTGGTGAAGCCCTTCGCCGGGCTCCGTCGCGCGACTGAATCTGCCGGGTGATGTTACTGGAAGTCGGTGTACAGCCAGCCGTCGGCCGTCTGAATGTCGATCAGATGCAGACTCAACTGACGCGTGTCGGACAGTTTCAGTGACATGCTGGGGTTGATTTCGCGTACCGGCAGCCTTGCCCGAATTACACGGCGAATCTGAGCGGCCTGAGCGACACCGCGCAGCGACCTTGCTCCCAGCGGAGCGACTCGGATATCGCGAGCCTCCGTCGGTGGCGACAGCAGCAGCTTGCCGTTTTGCAGCGTGACATCAATCGGCACTTCGATGTGATGTTCCGGAATGTCGTCACGTCCCTCCTGACGGATGCCCATCCGCAGCATCAGCACCACTTTGCCGTCGTCAAAACGAAACCGAATCGGGTCGTTATCACTGAACAGAAATGTGGATTCGGGCTCTTCTTCGTCTGCCGGTTCCGCCGCGTGAGTCTGCATTCCGGCGAACGAGATATCGCGCTGCAGCAGTTCGCTGAGTGCCTTCTGAAGTTCCTGGTCCAGTTCCTTCTCAGGAATTTCGCGGCCGTTCAGTTCCATTCCGTCCAGGGCATTGTTGACGGCTGTTTCGTGAACCTGAATGGCCAAGCCGCGGTAGGGGATGGGTGAAAATGGCTGCGGCGAACCTGCCAGCCGCGACAGGCCCATCGTCCGTGAACTGACCGCCAGATGCGACTCACTGGAACGCGAACTGATGGAATCGGGAGCGACACCCTTGTTTCTCAGTCCCTGCAGCAGGTCCGACTGAATCTGCGTATTCGCTTCGGCAAACTTCTGATTGACTTCCGCAGTGAATTCCGGCAGCGCTTCGTTCGCCAGTTTGCGGGCCGCGATCGATTCGGCCTGCCCGTGCGTTTCCTGAATCTTCCGCAGAGCAATCTTGCGGGCGAAGTGCCGAATAATGGGAATTCCGTCGTAGTCTGTCTTGAACCCGACCAGTTGATTTCGGGCCGTCACATTGATTGTCGAAGCGCCGGCCGACAGTGTCTCTCCCGTGAACACCACAGGGCTGACGATATGAAAGGAGTGATTGCCGCGAGTATAAATAGTCGCGGGATCCTTGCGTCCCGAGGTGTTGGATTGAGTCTGGCCATCCGCCAGAAGATTGAAGCTGCCGTAACTTGCCGACGGCTTGATGTCCGCGGTGATGTTGACATTTGTGACCTGTGAACCCGTCACCCAGGCTCCCAGAATGCAGTCGGCAACTCCGCCCGACTTGCAGCGATAGTCAGAAACCAACTGCGACAGAATGGTCTCCGACACGGTGATATGGACGTTGTGGTTGAAATAGTGCTGCATCATCACCGGACGCAGAACGGACATGATCGCGGGTGAGCTGCTTTTCAGCGTTCGATACCTCTCACGCACGATGACGGCATTTGTCGACAGGTTCTGGTCTTCGAAGGCATTGGCCGCCGAAACCAGGTCCGTCACCAGCTTTTGTTGCTCGTCAGTGGGAGCCGGCGTGACCTGAAGTGCCTTGATTCCGGCTTCCACCAGGTCGACGCGACGTCGCAGGCGGCTTCTCAGCGACGCAGTCGGCAGGCCGGGGAGGTCGGCTCGCAGTTCCGCAGCCGCCTTCAGCCGGTCTTCGGGAGTCGCTTCGGTGTTGTACAGCGTCTGAATCCGGGGCGAAATGCGGTTCGCTGTCTCTTCGCCGGCTTCTTCCGTCAGCGCGTCCTGAATCAGGTCGCCCGGCACGATGAATACCGGTTCGTCGGAGTCACCATCCTGCGCAACCGCAGGACCTGCTGTCAGCAGACAGTTGATCGCTGCGAACACCGTGGCCAGCATGGGAACCGAAAAAAGCACAGGACGCGAATGGATCAGCAGCACAGATTGTCGGCTCATTGCTCGATTCCCCCAAAACATGCGTGCAATTGTGGCACGCGCCTGCCGGCCTTCACCCGGACCGGGTATTCCAGGACGCTTTTGCGATGTAAGCGCCCGTGACCACGCGCCGACTCTCGGTCCGCCGGCGCTGATTGCTGTATTGGTTTTATCGGAGCAGCCGGGCACGTCGGCTGCGGATTCTGAACGACTGTTCAAATCCACCGCAGCCACCGCCGGTCTCGTAAACGCTCAACGCTGGTCACATTGCGCACAGTACTCGACCAGTGAAATACACACAATTCCCGCAGTCGGAAAATCCCGCGCCGACGCCACCAAGTTTCGAAGAGTCGGGCATTTGCCTACACAGCCAGGCGGGATAACCGAACAAGCTCGAAAAACCCCTCGGAAACCGGCCAGTGCTGGCGGCAACAAGTGCGATTTTTGGAAACTTGACGGCAAATACCGCGAAAACAATTAGTGAGGCAGACTCCAACCCAGGAATCGCCATTCTCACGAGCGGGATTTGGGATTGCGTTTCTTTGTGCAAGTTCACAGATTTCACACCTTCTTAACAGGATATTCGTTTGCAGGGGCACTGCGCCAGCTGCGTCGCGAGTAACAGCGCGGTCTTTGGTTGCCGGCAACCTGCGATCGCGCGGGACGTGGATTGATGGACCTGATCATCGCCATCATCATGGTCGGTTGCGGCTGTTGCCTGGCCTTGGCTGCAGGAGCGGCCGTGGTATCACGCGGCTCCCACCCGGCAACCCGAACGGCTCAGGGACTGGGCGTAGCGGTACTTGCGTTGTACCTGGTATTTCTGTGGGATCAGCCTCTGCTGGCAACGCTGCTGCCGTTTTCCAGCCTGATCATCCTTTCGAACTGGCTGCCGGTGCTGGGAAGTTTCTTTGTCGGCATCTACCTCAGCACGGGGTCCGTATCGGTCACTCGACGCCGAATCGTCAGCGGTCTGACGGTGTGCCTGGCAGCATATTCCGTGGTGGCTCCGACATTCGGGCATCCGCCGGAATGCAGCGACCGTCCTGCCGTCGCGGGCCTGCAGCACCAGTCAACGCCATTCACGTGTTCCGCCGCATGCGCTGCTTCGCTGTTGAAGCTTCATGGAATCCCGGCTTCCGAGAATGAAATGGCCGATCTTTGCCTGACGCGCCAGGGAACGCACTGGATGGGAGTCTATCGCGGCCTGATGCTGAAGACGGCTGGTACCGGCTGGACAGTCAAAGTTGAGTCCTTTTCGCCAAACGATCTTCGTGAGCTGAAGACGCAGCCGGCAGTGATTTCGCTGAACGTGGACACGTCCGGCATTCCGAATCATATTGACCACGGCTTTCACGACGCCGTGGGACATTCCGTGTTGTCGCTGGGAAGTCCGGGAGACACGCTGCTTTCCGTCTTCGATCCGTCGCCTGACTTTGGCCTTGAAGTGTGGGGAGATGCGTTGCTGCAACACGTCAGCAGCGGCGTCGTGCTGCGGCTTGTTCCGGAGAACCCTGAGATCGCCGTAAAGATCGATATTCCCCGCAATATTGCAGCGGCGCAGCGAGAACGCTGGCTGGCGGCCGGGTTGTGACTCTGCTCCGTTTGCCGGGGTGATTCTGTCCGGAGCCGTACGGAATCATCCTGCGGAAGTACGTGCAGCCGCAGACGTCAGGAACCGGCTGCGTCCGGGATGCTGCAAACCCTGATTTTCACCTGTCGTAACGCGCCACACCGACGAAAGCCGTGATTGACCGCACCAGAGGATTGACGTAGAGTTGCCCGCCGTGAAACATTGGTACTTTGAAAATCGCGCCGAAACCCGCCGCTGGTCTGACTGGACGTGATTCTGTTTCCGTCCACTTCGAGGTGCATGACGATTGCCCTCGACGCAATGCCAGTGAATTCCATCTGCCCCCTTTTAACCATCGCCCGGGGTCACTTTTGCAAGCACTCTCAGATACAACGTTCGAAAAACTCGGCCTGAAGCCGGCCACGCTGAAGACACTGGAGAAGCACAACTACAAGGTTCCGAGCCCGATTCAGGCCGAATTGATCCCGATTGCTCTCACGGGAAAAGACTGCATCGGCCAGGCGCGGACAGGTTCCGGCAAGACGGCCGCGTTCATGCTTCCGGCGCTGGAACGCATTGATCTTCAATTGACGGCGGTCCAGGTATTAGTGCTGGCCCCCACACGGGAACTTAGTGAACAACTGGTTCTGGAGTCGAAAAAACTGTGCGGCGGCCGGGTTCGAATGGGAATCGCCGTCGGCGGTCGTCCGATTCACAAGCAGATTGAGGCACTTCATGCCGGTGTTCAGGTGGTGATTGGCACTCCCGGGCGCGTCATCGACCTGTTGCGGCGGGGCGCTCTGAAGCTTCCGCAACTGAAAATCGCCGTTCTGGATGAAGCCGACCGTATGCTGGATATCGGTTTCCGGCCTGATATCGAACGGATTCTGAAACAGTGCCCGTCGGAACGGCAGACGCTGCTGCTGTCTGCAACGATGCCTCCTCCTGTGGAACTGCTGGCGCGGCGATATATGGTCGATCCGCAGATGGTCGATCTGTCGGAAGACCACGTCGTCGTCAACACGATTGAACAGTTCTATATCACCGTTGACGAAGACCGCAAACGGTCGCTGCTGTTGAGAGTCCTGGCTCAGGAAAAGCCGTCTCAGGCCATCGTCTTCACGCGCACCAAGCGAGGCGCCGACAAACTTTACGAAGCGTTTTCCCGACGGCTGAAGTCGAACCGCATCGCCGTCATTCATGGCGACCTGCCGCAGCGGAAACGGGACCAGGTGATTAAGGCTCTCAGAGCGGGAAACCTGCGGCTGTTGATCGCGACCGACGTCGTGGGCCGCGGGATTGACATCAGCGGCATTTCTCACATCATCAACTACGACATCCCCGAATACTGCGACGATTACGTTCATCGCGTCGGGCGAACGGGAAGGCTGTCGTCAGACCAGAACGGTCGAGCGATCACGTTTGTCACGCTGGCACAGGGCGGGGAGCTGACGAACATCGAGATGCGGATCAACACCGTCCTGCCTCAATATCAGCTTGAAGGTTTCGAGGCGTTTCGTGAAATGAAGAAGACTCGCCGGCGAGTCCGTCGCTTCGGTGTGACATAGGCCCCCTGGCATTTCCGGTCTGTTATCCTTGAAGAATTGAAAAAGCCCGACGTCGGAAGACGCCGGGCTTTGTTGTTTGTGTTGAAAACGCCCCGCCGATTGTCGGCTGTTGGCCTTATTCCGCGGGAGGCCGATTCTGGCCACCACGGCGACCGCCGCCGCCACCACCACCGCCGCGTCCGCCGCGGCCACCACCGAATCCACGGCCGAATTGCGGTCGCAGTGAGTTCAGGTCGCCGGAAAACGCCGCTCCCTTCATTTCGTCAAGCTGCTTGTTCTGAGCGTCCGTCAGGACGGCCATGGCTTCCTTCTGAGTCGCCTGATTCAGCTCTTCGCCCTTCTTGCGCATTTCTGCCATCGCTTCTTCAGACGGAGGTCCGCCGCCGCCACGCAGGCCAGCGAACATTTCCATCCGCTTTGCATTGGCCGATTCTTCCACAGCGTCCAG
This window encodes:
- the cysE gene encoding serine O-acetyltransferase, with the translated sequence MSIPTDTMEPATACVWKAIRDKATEHVAREPMLASFLHATVLNHERFEDAVSYHLAGKLQSSTLSGMQLREVIDSAMAADPRIADAIKADISAVRERDPAVNCCLVPLLYLKGVHALASYRIAHWLWNEDRPLLALHLQNRISEVFSADIHPAARIGRGILMDHATSVVIGETAVVEDDVSMLHEVTLGGTGKESGDRHPKVRREVLIGAGAKILGNVEIGEGAKIGAGSVVLSNVRPHCTVAGVPAVVVGRTSSEHPAMDMNHGIDI
- a CDS encoding PLP-dependent transferase; its protein translation is MPIDLLTSPRSREEHLGLPMPDDRHAVSACLPLWSHNIGYEEGDPAVVDRLQAAYPRFCLHPLVRQVCSKLVTEPGQCGLPFASLRSAKRAVEYAGWHGCPESKLVEFPGQQAWGVVVPEEFQGILKQYWQHAGEIVSSRVAERILLNQPTGSSPTPARDTVRERIARLHGVRANDVFLFSSGMAAVAAAWRAARHLRPATGTCQFGFPYVDTLKIQERFPQASRTFYPLGSAADLESLEQHCRDNLPAAIFCEVPANPLLLTPDLARLQSIARDARALLVIDDTLAACGNIQALPYADMVVTSLTKYFSGYGNVLAGAFVLNGASDQYADLREFVSGTSRKRSVIPTWRCWNSTAAICRTDSGSSTTTQFGWRIF
- a CDS encoding PLP-dependent transferase, with the translated sequence MLELNSRDLSHRLRIINDNAIRLADFLRRHPAVDSVFYPNLTAGSSYERLKSPDGGGGGLLSIVLKQPESTTPAVFDALDVCKGPNLGTNFTLCCPYTLLAHYQELDFAEQCGVSRWLLRISVGTEPYDVLQRGLVKPFAGLRRATESAG
- a CDS encoding DEAD/DEAH box helicase; this encodes MQALSDTTFEKLGLKPATLKTLEKHNYKVPSPIQAELIPIALTGKDCIGQARTGSGKTAAFMLPALERIDLQLTAVQVLVLAPTRELSEQLVLESKKLCGGRVRMGIAVGGRPIHKQIEALHAGVQVVIGTPGRVIDLLRRGALKLPQLKIAVLDEADRMLDIGFRPDIERILKQCPSERQTLLLSATMPPPVELLARRYMVDPQMVDLSEDHVVVNTIEQFYITVDEDRKRSLLLRVLAQEKPSQAIVFTRTKRGADKLYEAFSRRLKSNRIAVIHGDLPQRKRDQVIKALRAGNLRLLIATDVVGRGIDISGISHIINYDIPEYCDDYVHRVGRTGRLSSDQNGRAITFVTLAQGGELTNIEMRINTVLPQYQLEGFEAFREMKKTRRRVRRFGVT